One window from the genome of Sphaerotilus microaerophilus encodes:
- a CDS encoding PD-(D/E)XK nuclease family protein — MFDAGPTNESIQGRIDMGKIDPAAAIEHLLADEDMVTLCELQRTGDEVLDVIALSENQHSDILGWMLDPREGHGQGDQILRDLLTAASMKVARGESGLEKGSATSRFFKAWPPSRIRTSGFGSAFYARELGMKAAERVDLFVIDPQNKYILLIENKAGAAHREAQLKLYRKCFDEMVDENIHLRGYSHVFIALDRDFDAEESAGHPCSESWLHMGYEWLKTSAGRALLQVERGNAAAKLVVGYCNRQSDWEAPQAKKCIELAAILHQRHPDAIRALVEPSAGRIEKEWLGAKDPNPSLLFTLQNKGVVELLRETKGMAYVKTGLHRLLPKLPLSSIEHARAWLDVCPTGWERFRGAWWPLVMNIRYSDQTKTKFNLRLIWNAGWVDDDYDAQALRSRLKEAEPRFGAFEDSQFRRVPIDKGLSLAELAKEIEQLNVKLEAAAPSC; from the coding sequence ATGTTTGATGCCGGCCCCACCAACGAATCAATACAAGGAAGGATAGACATGGGAAAAATTGATCCTGCGGCAGCGATTGAGCACCTCTTGGCCGACGAAGACATGGTGACGTTATGCGAGCTTCAACGCACCGGAGACGAGGTGCTCGACGTCATCGCGCTTAGTGAAAACCAGCACTCGGACATCCTTGGATGGATGCTTGACCCTCGGGAGGGGCATGGTCAAGGCGATCAAATTCTCCGTGATCTGCTAACTGCAGCCTCGATGAAGGTGGCAAGAGGCGAGAGCGGACTAGAAAAAGGCAGTGCCACCTCGCGATTCTTCAAGGCTTGGCCACCTTCACGAATTAGAACCTCGGGATTCGGCTCCGCATTTTACGCTCGAGAGCTGGGGATGAAGGCTGCTGAGCGTGTCGATCTCTTCGTCATCGATCCTCAGAATAAGTATATTCTCTTGATTGAAAATAAGGCTGGCGCGGCGCACAGGGAAGCACAACTTAAGTTATACCGAAAATGCTTCGACGAAATGGTGGATGAAAATATTCATCTCCGCGGATACAGTCATGTTTTTATCGCCCTAGACCGTGATTTTGACGCTGAGGAATCCGCGGGACATCCCTGCTCGGAATCGTGGTTGCACATGGGCTATGAGTGGCTCAAAACCTCCGCTGGCCGGGCGCTCCTTCAGGTTGAGCGGGGCAATGCTGCGGCCAAGCTTGTGGTGGGCTACTGTAATCGCCAGAGTGACTGGGAGGCTCCCCAAGCCAAGAAATGCATCGAGCTTGCCGCAATTCTTCATCAACGGCATCCAGATGCGATCAGGGCATTGGTCGAACCATCTGCTGGGAGGATTGAAAAAGAGTGGCTCGGAGCAAAGGATCCAAATCCCTCGCTTCTCTTTACCCTCCAAAACAAGGGGGTTGTGGAGTTGCTGCGTGAGACCAAAGGTATGGCTTACGTGAAGACGGGGCTTCATAGGCTACTGCCGAAATTGCCGTTATCAAGTATTGAGCATGCCCGCGCCTGGCTTGACGTTTGTCCGACTGGATGGGAGCGGTTCAGAGGGGCATGGTGGCCATTGGTCATGAATATTAGATATTCAGATCAGACCAAGACGAAGTTCAATCTTCGGTTAATATGGAATGCAGGGTGGGTAGACGATGACTATGACGCGCAGGCGCTTCGAAGTCGGCTCAAAGAAGCTGAACCCCGATTCGGCGCATTTGAGGATAGTCAGTTCCGGCGTGTTCCCATCGACAAAGGCCTGTCTCTGGCTGAACTTGCAAAGGAAATCGAGCAACTGAACGTCAAACTGGAAGCCGCAGCGCCGTCTTGTTAG
- a CDS encoding EVE domain-containing protein — translation MEDPRCWVAVASAEHVRLGRRGGFMQVCHGKGGPLRRLRPGDRVAYYSPTVHFGAADRLQAFTALGQIQPGEPYTFDMGGAFIPYRRDVAWDADATEAPIAPLLQRLSFTAGRRSWGYAFRFGLLEVTADDMALIAGAMRGYLCATGSWGVSSNSTEK, via the coding sequence ATGGAAGACCCGCGCTGCTGGGTGGCCGTGGCCTCGGCCGAGCACGTGCGCCTCGGCCGGCGCGGCGGCTTCATGCAGGTCTGCCACGGCAAGGGCGGCCCGCTGCGCCGCCTGCGGCCGGGGGACCGGGTGGCCTACTACTCGCCCACGGTGCACTTCGGCGCCGCGGACCGGCTGCAGGCCTTCACCGCGCTGGGCCAGATCCAGCCCGGCGAGCCCTACACCTTCGACATGGGCGGCGCCTTCATCCCCTACCGCCGCGACGTCGCCTGGGACGCCGACGCTACCGAGGCCCCCATCGCCCCGCTGCTGCAGCGCCTGTCCTTCACCGCCGGGCGCCGCAGCTGGGGCTACGCCTTCCGTTTCGGGCTGCTCGAGGTGACGGCCGACGACATGGCGCTGATCGCCGGGGCGATGCGGGGTTATCTCTGCGCGACGGGATCTTGGGGGGTAAGTTCAAATTCGACCGAAAAATAA
- a CDS encoding IS110 family transposase, giving the protein MEVIYPRCAGLDVHKETVVACVRIARDGPPLQEVRTFQTTTSGLLALGDWLDSFGVEPVAMEATGVYWKPVWHVLEGHFELVLANAAHVKNVPGRKTDVNDAMWLADLLAHGLIRASFVPPVAVQELRSLTRTRKQFVRERSAHVQRIEKVLEDANLKLGVVLADIVGKSGRAVLQALIGGERDPERLVSLVSVRVKASRAELLEALRGRVSAHHRFMLMLHLGHIDALDQAIAAIEKEVGQGLAPFRHAAKLLSTMPGLSEVSAHVVVAEIGIDMSRFATPAHLLSWACMCPRNDESAGKRRSVRLRRGGRWLKTTLVQAAWAAIKVKGSYLQAQFHRLRARRGAKKAIIGVAASMLTAAWHMLRDGTEWHDLGAAHFDRADAHKTATRLVRRLQQIGYAVQLTPAA; this is encoded by the coding sequence ATGGAAGTGATCTACCCGCGCTGCGCCGGACTGGACGTGCACAAGGAGACGGTGGTGGCGTGCGTGCGCATCGCCCGCGACGGCCCACCCTTGCAGGAGGTGCGCACCTTCCAGACGACTACCTCGGGCCTGCTGGCCCTTGGCGACTGGCTCGACTCCTTCGGCGTCGAGCCAGTCGCCATGGAGGCCACCGGCGTGTACTGGAAGCCAGTGTGGCACGTGCTCGAAGGCCACTTCGAGCTCGTGCTGGCCAACGCCGCGCACGTGAAGAACGTTCCTGGCCGCAAGACCGACGTCAACGACGCGATGTGGCTGGCGGACTTGCTGGCCCACGGCCTGATCCGCGCCAGCTTCGTGCCGCCGGTGGCGGTACAGGAACTGCGCTCGCTCACGCGCACCCGCAAGCAGTTCGTGCGCGAGCGCAGCGCGCACGTCCAACGCATCGAGAAGGTGCTCGAAGACGCCAACTTGAAGCTTGGCGTCGTGCTGGCCGATATCGTGGGCAAGAGCGGCCGGGCCGTGTTGCAGGCCCTCATCGGCGGCGAGCGCGATCCCGAGCGCCTGGTCTCGCTGGTCAGCGTGCGCGTCAAGGCCAGCCGTGCCGAGTTGCTCGAAGCGCTGCGCGGCCGCGTCAGCGCTCACCACCGCTTCATGCTCATGCTGCACCTGGGGCACATCGATGCGCTGGATCAGGCCATCGCCGCCATCGAGAAGGAGGTGGGTCAAGGGCTGGCGCCCTTTCGGCACGCCGCCAAGCTGCTGAGCACCATGCCGGGCCTCAGCGAGGTCAGCGCCCATGTGGTCGTGGCCGAGATCGGTATCGACATGTCGCGCTTCGCCACCCCGGCTCATCTGCTGTCCTGGGCCTGCATGTGCCCGCGCAACGACGAGAGCGCCGGCAAGCGTCGCAGCGTTCGCTTGCGCCGTGGCGGCAGGTGGCTCAAGACCACCCTCGTGCAAGCCGCCTGGGCAGCCATCAAAGTCAAGGGCAGCTACCTGCAGGCGCAGTTCCACCGCCTGCGCGCTCGTCGCGGCGCCAAGAAGGCGATCATCGGCGTGGCCGCCTCGATGCTCACCGCGGCTTGGCACATGCTGCGCGACGGCACCGAGTGGCATGACCTCGGCGCCGCCCACTTCGATCGCGCCGACGCCCACAAGACCGCCACCCGACTGGTGCGCAGGCTTCAGCAGATCGGTTACGCCGTACAACTCACGCCGGCTGCATGA
- a CDS encoding VOC family protein, whose amino-acid sequence MADAVFTLLHVSDPAASARFYEALLERAPIEASPSFAMFALGPGAMLGLWQREGVAPASAGSPGCSELALAVADRATVDAHYAHYGRWVALGCTLLQAPTAMDFGYTCVVQDPDGHRIRVFTPEGT is encoded by the coding sequence ATGGCCGACGCCGTCTTCACCCTGCTGCACGTCAGCGACCCCGCCGCCAGCGCCCGCTTCTACGAGGCGCTGCTGGAGCGAGCGCCCATCGAGGCCTCGCCCAGCTTCGCGATGTTCGCCCTCGGCCCCGGCGCGATGCTGGGCCTGTGGCAGCGCGAGGGCGTCGCGCCCGCCTCCGCCGGCTCGCCCGGCTGCAGCGAGCTGGCGCTGGCCGTGGCCGACCGCGCCACGGTCGACGCCCACTACGCCCACTACGGCCGCTGGGTGGCGCTGGGCTGCACCCTGCTGCAGGCGCCGACGGCGATGGACTTCGGCTACACCTGCGTCGTGCAGGACCCCGACGGCCACCGCATCCGCGTCTTCACGCCGGAGGGGACCTAG
- a CDS encoding helix-turn-helix transcriptional regulator, producing MSRAERLLALLELLRRHRRPVSGAALAESLGISLRTLYRDIASLQAQGAAIDGAPGFGYVLQPGFVLPPLMFTPDEIEALVLGSRWVAERADPRLGGAARQALAKIAAVLPAEARQLLDGASLLVGPAVDAAPACELSAGDADLAGLRGAIRAEHKLALRYRDAQGRETARTVWPIALGFFDRTRVLVAWCELRQALRHFRTDRITALTLTEQRYPRRRQLLLREWREAEGIAAP from the coding sequence ATGTCCCGCGCCGAACGCCTGCTGGCCCTGCTCGAACTGCTGCGCCGCCACCGCCGCCCGGTCAGCGGCGCGGCGCTGGCCGAGTCGCTGGGCATCAGCCTGCGCACGCTGTACCGCGACATCGCCAGCCTGCAGGCCCAGGGCGCGGCCATCGACGGGGCGCCCGGCTTCGGCTACGTGCTGCAGCCGGGCTTCGTGCTGCCGCCGCTGATGTTCACGCCCGACGAGATCGAGGCGCTGGTGCTGGGCTCGCGCTGGGTGGCCGAGCGCGCCGACCCCCGCCTGGGCGGCGCCGCGCGGCAGGCGCTGGCCAAGATCGCCGCAGTGCTGCCTGCCGAGGCGCGCCAGCTGCTGGACGGCGCCTCGCTGCTGGTCGGCCCGGCGGTGGACGCCGCGCCCGCCTGCGAGCTCTCCGCGGGCGACGCCGACCTGGCTGGCCTGCGTGGGGCGATCCGCGCCGAGCACAAGCTGGCGCTGCGCTACCGCGATGCCCAGGGCCGCGAGACGGCGCGCACCGTTTGGCCCATCGCGCTGGGTTTTTTCGACCGCACGCGCGTGCTGGTGGCCTGGTGCGAGCTGCGCCAGGCGCTGCGCCACTTCCGCACCGACCGCATCACCGCGCTGACGCTCACCGAGCAGCGCTACCCGCGCCGCCGCCAGCTGCTGCTGCGCGAGTGGCGCGAGGCCGAGGGCATCGCGGCGCCGTGA
- the aroE gene encoding shikimate dehydrogenase, whose translation MAHDFLQPLTGSFAQPAAENPTVVMIEAAYRQLGLNWRYLNCEVAPEALGNAVRGARAMGWRGFNCSIPHKVAVIAHLDGLGASAEIIGAVNTVVRRGDTLIGENTDGQGFVQALREQVDPAGRSVLVFGAGGAARAVCVELALAGARRIEVVNRGEARGRELAELLNQRTAATALYSPWRPQHAIPAGTDIVVNATSIGLYPDVDATLDLDLDSLDASMIVADGIHNPPLTHLLRAARQRGCRTADGLGMLVNQGVIGVRHWTGLTPDAAVMRQALLDLGL comes from the coding sequence ATGGCGCACGACTTCCTGCAGCCGCTCACCGGCTCCTTCGCCCAGCCCGCCGCCGAGAACCCGACGGTGGTGATGATCGAGGCGGCCTACCGCCAGCTCGGCCTGAACTGGCGCTACCTGAACTGCGAGGTGGCGCCCGAGGCGCTGGGCAATGCGGTGCGCGGCGCACGGGCGATGGGCTGGCGCGGCTTCAACTGCTCGATTCCGCACAAGGTCGCGGTGATTGCCCACCTGGACGGGCTGGGCGCGTCGGCCGAGATCATCGGCGCGGTCAACACCGTGGTGCGCCGCGGCGACACGCTGATCGGCGAGAACACCGACGGCCAGGGCTTCGTCCAGGCGCTGCGCGAGCAGGTCGACCCCGCCGGCCGCTCGGTGCTGGTGTTCGGCGCGGGGGGTGCCGCGCGCGCCGTCTGCGTGGAGCTGGCGCTGGCCGGTGCGCGCCGCATCGAGGTGGTCAACCGGGGCGAGGCCCGTGGGCGCGAGCTGGCCGAGCTGCTCAACCAGCGCACGGCGGCGACGGCGCTCTACAGCCCCTGGCGGCCGCAGCACGCCATTCCGGCCGGCACCGACATCGTCGTCAACGCCACCTCGATCGGCCTGTACCCGGACGTCGACGCCACGCTCGACCTGGACCTCGACAGCCTGGACGCGTCGATGATCGTGGCCGACGGCATCCACAACCCGCCGCTCACCCACCTGCTGCGCGCCGCCCGCCAGCGCGGCTGCCGCACCGCCGACGGCCTGGGCATGCTGGTCAACCAGGGCGTGATCGGCGTGCGGCATTGGACCGGGTTGACCCCTGACGCCGCAGTGATGCGCCAGGCGCTGCTGGACCTGGGGCTCTGA
- a CDS encoding VF530 family DNA-binding protein — MTEPASPAAAQPRNPLHGLTLEAIVTALQGEYGWDGLSARIPLRCFASDPSVKSSLTFLRKTPWAREKVEGLYLFMLREQQRSARGDRSPQR; from the coding sequence ATGACCGAACCTGCCTCGCCCGCCGCCGCTCAGCCCCGCAACCCTCTGCATGGCCTGACGCTGGAGGCCATCGTCACGGCCCTGCAAGGCGAGTACGGGTGGGACGGGCTGAGTGCGCGGATCCCGTTGCGCTGTTTCGCCTCGGATCCCAGCGTCAAGTCGAGCCTGACCTTCCTGCGCAAGACGCCCTGGGCGCGTGAGAAGGTCGAGGGGCTGTACCTGTTCATGCTGCGGGAGCAGCAGCGCTCGGCGCGTGGCGATCGCTCGCCGCAGCGCTGA
- a CDS encoding tRNA-uridine aminocarboxypropyltransferase, which produces MSGHGRATIAHVNTPSHSLPLPRRSICPRCLRPQATCLCALAMPTAHRTEVLVLQHPQEQRQAKNSVALLRLSLSNCEVVVGERFAPEALQALLVRPGRQTRLLYPDVPAAPAPAAPAVGAMGAGEPLRLVVIDATWRKSLRMLLEHPLLAALPRLSLDAPAPTRYRAIRAARRADQVSTLEATVQALALLEGPGFDAERLLERFGEFVAGVAARQRQFEP; this is translated from the coding sequence GTGAGTGGCCACGGCCGTGCGACCATCGCCCACGTGAATACGCCCTCGCACTCGCTCCCGCTCCCTCGTCGCTCGATCTGCCCGCGCTGCCTGCGCCCGCAGGCGACCTGCCTGTGCGCGCTTGCCATGCCCACGGCGCACCGCACCGAGGTGCTGGTGCTGCAGCACCCGCAGGAGCAGCGCCAGGCGAAGAACAGTGTGGCGCTGCTGCGGCTATCGCTGTCGAACTGCGAGGTGGTTGTGGGCGAGCGCTTTGCCCCCGAGGCGCTACAGGCCCTGCTGGTCCGCCCCGGGCGGCAGACGCGGCTGCTCTATCCGGACGTGCCGGCGGCGCCAGCGCCCGCCGCCCCGGCAGTGGGGGCGATGGGCGCCGGGGAGCCGCTGCGGCTGGTGGTGATCGACGCGACCTGGCGCAAGAGCCTGCGCATGCTGCTGGAGCACCCGCTGCTGGCGGCGCTGCCGCGCCTGTCGCTGGACGCGCCTGCGCCCACCCGCTACCGCGCGATCCGCGCGGCGCGGCGGGCCGACCAGGTCTCGACGCTGGAGGCCACGGTGCAGGCGCTGGCGCTGCTGGAGGGGCCGGGCTTCGACGCCGAGCGGCTGCTGGAGCGCTTCGGCGAGTTTGTCGCGGGCGTGGCGGCCCGGCAGCGACAATTTGAGCCATGA
- a CDS encoding transposase: MSNTTTYTAEFKAEAVKLVTEQGFSHQEAAQRLGIPKGSLSNWVSLQRSRGRGTAGTAMPGELSREQLQAEVARLRRELARAEMEREIVKKAAAYFAKESLQGTRS; this comes from the coding sequence ATGAGCAATACGACGACATACACCGCGGAGTTCAAGGCCGAGGCGGTGAAGCTGGTGACCGAGCAAGGGTTCAGTCACCAGGAGGCCGCGCAGCGCCTTGGCATACCCAAGGGCTCGCTGAGCAATTGGGTCAGCTTGCAGCGCAGCCGTGGGCGCGGCACCGCGGGCACGGCAATGCCTGGCGAGCTCAGCCGCGAGCAACTGCAAGCCGAGGTGGCACGGCTGCGCCGTGAACTGGCCCGTGCAGAGATGGAGCGAGAGATCGTAAAAAAAGCCGCCGCGTACTTTGCGAAGGAGTCGCTGCAAGGTACGCGTTCATGA